Proteins from a single region of Equus asinus isolate D_3611 breed Donkey chromosome 17, EquAss-T2T_v2, whole genome shotgun sequence:
- the LOC139040458 gene encoding olfactory receptor 5L1-like encodes MSEENCTTVTEFVLLGLSDAPELRAFLFLLFLLIYGVTVLANVGMIALIQVSSQLHTPMYFFLSHLSFVDFCYSTVIMPKMLSNILNKEKVISFLGCMVQFYFFCMCAVTEVFLLAVMAYDRFLAICNPLLYTITTSQKFCMFLVSGCYLYGIVCSLVHLCLALEIPSYRSNVVDHFFCDLPPLLTLACYDISINELVVFIVTTFNEIFTIMIIFTSYLFILITVLKMHSAEGRCKAFSTCASHLAAIVVFHGTILFIYCRPSSGNSMDTDKAATVFYTVVIPMLNPLIYSLRNKDVKEAVKKVLGSKLPFEKLFS; translated from the coding sequence ATGAGTGAAGAGAACTGTACCACTGTGACAGAGTTTGTTCTTCTTGGATTATCAGATGCCCCTGAGCTGAgagcctttctcttccttctgttccttctcaTATATGGAGTCACAGTTTTGGCCAACGTGGGCATGATTGCACTGATTCAGGTCAGCTCTCAacttcacacccccatgtactttttcctcagccacttgtcctttgtggatttttgctACTCCACAGTCATCATGCCAAAGATGCTGTCCAATATCTTAAACAAGGAAAAAGTAATCTCCTTCCTGGGATGCATGGTGCAGTTCTACTTCTTCTGTATGTGTGCAGTCACTGAGGTCTTCCTGCTCGCTGTCATGGCTTATGACcgcttcttggccatctgtaaCCCTCTGCTGTACACGATTACCACGTCCCAGAAATTTTGTATGTTTCTAGTTTCCGGCTGTTACCTCTATGGAATTGTGTGTTCTCTGGTTCATTTGTGTTTAGCTCTCGAAATCCCATCCTATAGGTCAAATGTAGTTGaccatttcttttgtgatttaccCCCTCTTTTAACACTTGCTTGCTATGACATCTCTATTAATGAACTCGTGGTGTTTATTGTGACCACTTTCAATGAGATCTTTACCATTATGATCATCTTCACCTCCTACTTGTTTATTCTCATCACCGTCCTGAAGATGCACTCTGCAGAGGGAAGGTGTAAAGCCTTttccacctgtgcctcccacctcgCAGCCATTGTTGTCTTCCATGGAACAATCCTTTTCATTTATTGCCGGCCCAGTTCTGGCAACAGTATGGATACTGACAAAGCAGCCACGGTATTTTACACTGTAGTGATTCCCATGCTGAATCCCCtgatctacagcctgaggaacaaggatgtgaaagaagCTGTCAAGAAAGTGTTGGGATCCAAATTGCCTTTTGAAAAGCTATTTTCTTAG
- the LOC106844068 gene encoding olfactory receptor 5W2-like codes for MAVENCTVFTDFIFLGLSDRQDVQQGLFVLFLLIYGITLIANLGMILLVNVDARLHTPMYYFLSNLSFCDVCYSSTVSPKMLTDFLSEQKRIPYSLCAIQMYSFGAFADVECLMLAAMAYDRYVAICNPLLYTVAMSRRVGTQLVAIAYIVGLVDSAIHTCCTFQLPFCNSNIINHFFCDIPPLLALSNSDTSINEMIMFTFIGCVVGSSIVTVLLSYSYIITTILRMNSAEGRQKAFSTCASHLTTVAIFYGTLLFMYFRHSSRYSMGTDKMASVFYTVVIPMLNPLIYSLRNKDVKGVLKKAINTTVCSG; via the coding sequence ATGGCTGTTGAGAACTGCACCGTGTTTACTGACTTCATATTCCTGGGGCTTTCTGACAGACAGGATGTGCAGCAGGGGCTCTTTGTGCTCTTTCTGCTGATTTATGGCATAACTTTGATTGCCAATCTAGGGATGATCTTGCTGGTCAATGTGGACGCCAgactccacacacccatgtattatTTCCTGAGCAATCTGTCATTCTGTGATGTCTGCTACTCCTCCACTGTCTCTCCCAAGATGCTGACTGATTTCTTATCTGAGCAAAAGAGAATTCCATATAGTTTATGTGCTATTCAGATGTATTCTTTCGGGGCCTTTGCAGATGTGGAATGTCTCATGTTGGCTGCCATGGCATATGACCGTTATGTAGCCATTTGCAATCCACTTCTTTATACAGTTGCCATGTCCAGGAGAGTCGGTACCCAGCTAGTGGCCATTGCCTATATTGTTGGATTGGTAGATTCAGCAATCCATACCTGTTGTACATTTCAATTGCCATTCTGCAATTCTAATATAAtcaatcactttttctgtgacatCCCACCCTTACTAGCCCTGTCCAACTCAGATACATCCATCAATGAGATGATAATGTTCACTTTCATTGGCTGTGTTGTAGGGTCCAGCATTGTCACTGTCCTGCTCTCCTACAGCTACATCATAACTACCATCCTTAGAATGAACTCAGCTGAAGGGAGACAAAAAGCCTTTTCTACGTGTGCCTCCCACTTAACCACTGTTGCTATATTTTATGGAACACTCCTGTTCATGTATTTCCGACACAGTTCAAGATACTCCATGGGCACAGACAAAATGGCCTCTGTTTTCTACACAGTTGTCATCCCTATGTTAAACCCACTGATCTACAGCTTAaggaacaaggatgtgaaagGTGTACTGAAAAAAGCAATTAACACTACAGTATGTTCTGGGTGA